A single genomic interval of Malania oleifera isolate guangnan ecotype guangnan chromosome 11, ASM2987363v1, whole genome shotgun sequence harbors:
- the LOC131167866 gene encoding adenylyl-sulfate kinase 3, which translates to MSTLANSANIFWHECPVGKLERQKLLNQKGCVLWITGLSGSGKSTLACTVGRELHSRGKLSYILDGDNLRHGLNKDLGFKPDDRTENIRRVGEVAKLFADAGLICIASLISPYRKDRDACRAMLPDANFIEVFMNMPLELCEGRDAKGLYKLARAGKIKGFTGIDDPYETPLNCEIEIQMRDGVCPTPGAMAGEVVCYLEEKGFLQDQ; encoded by the exons ATGTCAACCTTGGCCAATTCAGCAAATATATTTTGGCATGAGTGTCCAGTGGGAAAGCTCGAACGGCAGAAGCTACTTAACCAAAAGGGATGTGTTTTATGGATTACAGGCCTCAGTGGATCAG GAAAAAGCACACTTGCATGCACGGTGGGTAGGGAACTGCACTCTAGGGGAAAGCTGTCGTACATTCTTGATGGGGACAACCTTAGGCATGGACTTAACAAGGATCTTGGTTTTAAGCCGGATGATCGAACTGAAAATATTCGCAGGGTTG GGGAGGTAGCGAAGCTCTTTGCAGATGCTGGGTTGATCTGTATTGCCAGTCTGATATCACCATATAGGAAGGACAGGGATGCCTGTCGTGCAATGTTGCCAGATGCAAATTTCATTGAG GTTTTCATGAACATGCCTTTGGAACTGTGTGAGGGAAGAGATGCCAAAGGCCTTTACAAGCTTGCTCGGGCTGGAAAGATCAAAG GTTTTACCGGAATAGACGATCCGTATGAAACACCTTTGAATTGTGAG ATAGAAATACAAATGAGGGATGGGGTTTGCCCCACACCCGGTGCCATGGCTGGAGAAGTTGTATGTTACTTGGAGgagaaaggatttttgcaagATCAGTGA